A single window of Brevundimonas naejangsanensis DNA harbors:
- a CDS encoding AI-2E family transporter, translating to MKLPITVNHSSPASTAVVLIAVVAAGAALYWLRDILTPLAMAMFLMIMIDGVKRAIERRTPIPPRFAGAAALLVVVLGFLLSIWIIVDGAAGFFTDASGVAGSIGPRIDQISRDVSALVGFSDPPTLHDMIAGIDVRGWLTSAAFQVQGAATGAFFVMIYLGFLLASQAGFRKKMVGMFPERGPRQEALEVFERVRSGVEGYLWVQAVTGAMICAVAWVLMRAVGLQNAEFWTFVIFIIGFIPVLGGAVAGCAPPLFALVQFESYWPAAVLFVGLQVLLFVVGNLVQPRMQGDNQNIDPIVVLLALAFWGKLWGVAGMFLSTPLAVMAMAILAEFKGSRWIAVLLSGDGEPYARKPGKDNQPKGGSSWLGRILGRDVPPQDRSLK from the coding sequence ATGAAGCTTCCGATCACCGTCAATCATTCTTCGCCGGCTTCCACTGCGGTGGTGTTGATCGCCGTCGTGGCCGCAGGTGCGGCCCTCTATTGGCTCAGGGACATCCTGACCCCCCTGGCCATGGCCATGTTCCTGATGATCATGATCGACGGGGTGAAGCGGGCCATCGAACGCCGCACGCCGATCCCGCCGCGCTTCGCCGGCGCCGCAGCCCTACTCGTCGTGGTGCTGGGCTTCCTGTTGTCGATCTGGATCATCGTCGACGGCGCTGCGGGCTTCTTCACCGACGCCTCGGGCGTGGCCGGCAGCATCGGCCCGCGCATCGACCAGATCAGCCGCGACGTGTCCGCCCTGGTCGGGTTCAGCGATCCGCCGACCCTTCACGACATGATCGCCGGCATCGACGTGCGCGGCTGGCTGACCAGCGCCGCCTTTCAGGTTCAGGGGGCCGCGACCGGCGCCTTCTTCGTCATGATCTATCTCGGCTTCCTGTTGGCGTCTCAGGCGGGCTTCCGAAAGAAGATGGTCGGCATGTTCCCCGAACGCGGCCCGCGTCAGGAGGCGCTGGAAGTGTTCGAGCGCGTGCGCAGCGGGGTCGAGGGCTATCTGTGGGTCCAGGCCGTGACCGGGGCCATGATCTGCGCCGTCGCCTGGGTGCTGATGCGGGCCGTGGGGCTGCAGAACGCGGAGTTCTGGACCTTCGTCATCTTCATCATCGGCTTTATCCCGGTGCTGGGCGGCGCGGTCGCAGGCTGCGCCCCGCCCCTGTTCGCCCTGGTCCAGTTCGAAAGCTATTGGCCTGCGGCGGTCCTGTTCGTCGGGCTTCAGGTGCTGCTGTTCGTGGTCGGCAATCTGGTGCAGCCGCGGATGCAGGGCGACAATCAGAACATCGACCCCATCGTCGTGCTGCTGGCCCTGGCCTTCTGGGGCAAGCTGTGGGGCGTGGCGGGGATGTTCCTGTCGACGCCTCTGGCGGTGATGGCCATGGCCATCCTGGCCGAGTTCAAGGGGTCGCGCTGGATCGCCGTCCTGCTGTCGGGCGATGGCGAGCCCTATGCCCGCAAACCCGGCAAGGACAATCAGCCAAAGGGCGGTTCTTCCTGGCTCGGAAGGATTTTGGGCCGCGACGTCCCGCCGCAGGATAGAAGCCTGAAATAA